In a genomic window of Croceibacterium sp. TMG7-5b_MA50:
- a CDS encoding tail tape measure protein: MDDETETLMIDVRASTAGLRADLQAMRGTLVSAVDSAGAEAGAALERGLLGAIRRGSLGFDDLKRAALSAMDEIAAGAVERGIGSLVGPAATGAQGSLTGLLAGAAGALLGLPGRATGGPVSPGRPYWVGERGPEMFVPTAAGRVEVPAGVPREVRVSIQLQQPRGGEAPTALRRSQRQIASHIRRSLRAV, from the coding sequence ATGGATGACGAAACCGAAACGCTGATGATCGATGTGCGCGCCAGCACGGCGGGCCTGCGCGCCGATCTGCAAGCGATGCGCGGCACCCTGGTAAGCGCGGTGGACAGCGCGGGCGCAGAGGCCGGCGCCGCGCTGGAGCGCGGCCTGCTGGGTGCGATCCGCCGGGGCAGCCTGGGGTTCGATGACCTGAAGCGTGCCGCGCTGAGCGCCATGGACGAGATTGCCGCAGGTGCGGTGGAGCGTGGCATCGGTTCACTGGTCGGCCCGGCCGCAACCGGCGCGCAAGGCTCCCTGACCGGGTTGCTGGCTGGCGCCGCGGGCGCGCTGCTTGGCCTGCCGGGTCGCGCGACCGGCGGGCCAGTGTCGCCTGGCCGACCCTATTGGGTAGGCGAGCGCGGACCGGAGATGTTCGTGCCGACCGCGGCCGGGCGGGTCGAAGTACCCGCAGGAGTCCCGCGAGAGGTGCGCGTGTCTATCCAATTGCAGCAGCCACGCGGCGGGGAAGCGCCAACCGCGTTGCGCCGATCGCAGCGGCAGATCGCCAGCCACATCCGCCGCTCCCTGCGCGCAGTCTGA
- a CDS encoding DUF2460 domain-containing protein, whose product MAFWLARRRDGQQTDWLQRFDPRFWSVDFPRPSMASIVDTAPDALRIEAEFHNRNALAGLIWDSVDNYDHPLIGYGTDRDYSHTVLSFHWRSGGVLPLDAVHGPTLTIEGRDAAGAKATWLVRLWNYAEGSPDDATIVLPFSALKAGWEAEGPQVDPRLIDRMFISLVPAGYDPADAGLLPARIDGWVELSQIRCDGERALIALGDAMLPPHGEHAASGYDDCYHVTPARLLRGVRALGYRGPLLHYLGMSHFFRLVPGEGGRLEVARDGALCGPATAWHRSFFTKARALRFAPIASLSYEVLDQHCPAEWRQLFADGSPGLTGWEPPSALLSPCNAAAMGWLQAVAGNFVRLMAEADVPVSFQIGEPWWWALPDGRVALYDAAARSAFSDKAAEITDMAAPMSPAQVAVLDRAGEALAASTAALRDAVRAAAGGVAEVMLLLFTPTILARHHPELPRANCPTGWAWPAYDRLQLEDYDWLTAGHEADRRAAYAAMAERLSYPLAVQDYLAGFVLRADDASRMWPLIDAGLDEAAARGVPRRFVWAMPQINRDGYTRLRPAGDDNMQAFDDLPYPLALGQDAGVSAEFSTSVSLTASGHERRASHWQDARLHFDVGPGIRSDAELGTLLAFFRARRGAARGFRLRDPFDHSSNGMTGLPGPFDQLIGIGDGRSARFRLVKTYGGADPQQRVITRPVASSISVSVGGVVTDKWSLEEHGRIVLRDAPPEGSEVRAGFLFDVPVRFASDRLDIVGAAFAAGEAPSVPLVEVREAT is encoded by the coding sequence ATGGCATTCTGGCTTGCTCGCCGCCGTGATGGGCAGCAGACCGACTGGCTGCAGCGGTTCGACCCGCGGTTCTGGAGCGTGGACTTTCCACGCCCGAGCATGGCTAGCATCGTCGACACCGCGCCTGACGCGCTGCGTATCGAGGCCGAGTTCCACAACCGGAACGCGCTGGCCGGGCTGATCTGGGATAGCGTCGACAACTATGACCACCCGCTGATCGGATACGGCACTGACCGCGACTATTCGCATACCGTGCTGAGCTTCCACTGGCGTAGCGGGGGCGTGCTGCCGCTGGATGCGGTGCATGGGCCGACGCTGACGATTGAGGGTCGCGATGCCGCTGGTGCCAAGGCGACCTGGCTCGTGCGGCTGTGGAACTATGCCGAAGGATCACCGGACGACGCGACCATCGTGCTGCCATTCTCCGCCCTGAAGGCGGGATGGGAAGCTGAAGGGCCGCAGGTCGATCCGCGGTTGATCGATCGCATGTTCATCTCCCTGGTGCCGGCCGGCTACGATCCGGCGGATGCCGGGCTGTTGCCGGCGCGGATCGATGGGTGGGTCGAACTGAGCCAAATCCGCTGCGACGGCGAGCGGGCGCTGATTGCGCTGGGCGATGCGATGTTGCCGCCGCATGGCGAGCATGCGGCGAGCGGCTACGACGATTGCTACCATGTCACCCCTGCCCGGCTGCTGCGCGGCGTGCGGGCGCTGGGCTATCGCGGACCGTTGCTGCATTATCTGGGCATGAGCCACTTCTTCCGGCTGGTGCCGGGAGAGGGCGGTCGGCTGGAGGTGGCGCGCGACGGTGCGCTGTGCGGGCCTGCGACAGCATGGCACCGCAGCTTCTTCACCAAGGCCAGAGCATTGCGCTTCGCGCCGATCGCCTCCTTGTCCTACGAGGTGCTGGACCAGCATTGTCCCGCGGAGTGGCGGCAATTGTTCGCCGACGGTTCGCCCGGCCTGACCGGATGGGAACCGCCATCAGCGTTGCTGTCGCCTTGCAACGCGGCCGCCATGGGCTGGCTGCAGGCGGTGGCGGGCAATTTCGTGCGGCTGATGGCGGAGGCTGACGTACCGGTCTCCTTCCAGATCGGCGAGCCATGGTGGTGGGCGCTGCCAGATGGCCGGGTCGCGTTGTACGATGCGGCGGCGCGGTCGGCCTTCAGCGACAAGGCGGCGGAAATCACCGACATGGCGGCACCGATGTCACCGGCGCAGGTGGCCGTGCTGGACCGGGCTGGCGAGGCGCTGGCCGCCTCCACGGCGGCGCTGCGCGACGCGGTGCGCGCGGCGGCGGGCGGCGTGGCGGAGGTCATGCTGCTGCTGTTCACGCCGACGATCCTGGCGCGGCACCACCCCGAACTGCCGCGGGCGAACTGCCCGACGGGTTGGGCGTGGCCAGCCTATGACCGGCTGCAGCTGGAGGATTACGACTGGCTTACGGCAGGGCACGAGGCGGATCGCCGCGCAGCCTACGCCGCGATGGCGGAGCGGCTCAGCTACCCGTTGGCGGTGCAGGATTACCTGGCCGGGTTCGTGCTGCGGGCCGACGATGCGAGCCGGATGTGGCCGCTGATCGATGCAGGGCTGGACGAGGCCGCAGCGCGCGGAGTGCCGCGGCGTTTCGTCTGGGCGATGCCGCAGATCAACCGGGATGGCTATACGCGGCTGCGGCCTGCGGGAGACGACAACATGCAGGCGTTCGATGATCTGCCCTATCCTCTGGCACTTGGCCAGGATGCGGGGGTGAGTGCGGAATTTTCTACCTCCGTGTCACTTACTGCATCAGGGCACGAGCGGCGTGCCAGCCACTGGCAGGATGCACGCCTGCATTTCGACGTAGGTCCCGGCATCCGGTCTGACGCGGAACTGGGCACGCTGCTCGCCTTCTTTCGGGCGCGGCGCGGTGCCGCACGCGGCTTCCGCCTGCGTGACCCGTTCGATCACAGCAGCAACGGCATGACCGGCTTGCCTGGCCCGTTCGATCAGCTGATCGGCATCGGCGACGGCAGATCGGCGCGGTTCCGGCTGGTAAAGACCTATGGCGGAGCGGACCCCCAGCAGCGCGTGATTACCCGGCCAGTTGCCAGCAGCATCAGCGTGAGTGTCGGCGGGGTGGTCACCGACAAGTGGTCGCTGGAGGAGCACGGCCGGATCGTGCTGCGCGATGCGCCGCCAGAGGGTAGCGAGGTTCGCGCAGGATTCCTGTTCGACGTGCCCGTGCGCTTCGCCAGCGACCGGCTGGACATCGTGGGCGCTGCCTTTGCGGCGGGGGAAGCACCCTCCGTCCCGCTGGTCGAGGTACGGGAAGCGACATGA
- a CDS encoding DUF2163 domain-containing protein has protein sequence MTRRFFASELEGVATFWRIDRRDGVTIGLTNHDRDLWIEGLCHQASPGMVPSAIRRTRDLSPDSAEVAGALCASGLCPDDLAAGRFDNATIRVGLVDWETGEHMVLYRGRLGEVSQGRGGFQAELLGAKAALDVDVVPRTTPLCRAIFCGPGCTLSAAMHTHEAVIGSIDVERGAVILADGPAAELLAGGWMRLADGAVTGMILPIVGVEEDAVLLGRVLPHDLAPGDPVIVREGCDRTLATCHDRFANAVNFRGEPFLPGNDLVTRHGGMAR, from the coding sequence ATGACGCGGCGGTTCTTTGCCAGCGAGCTGGAAGGTGTCGCGACCTTCTGGCGCATCGATCGACGCGATGGAGTCACGATCGGGCTGACCAATCATGATCGGGACCTGTGGATCGAAGGGCTGTGCCACCAGGCGAGTCCCGGCATGGTGCCGAGCGCCATCCGCCGCACTCGCGACCTGTCGCCTGACAGCGCGGAAGTAGCCGGTGCCCTGTGCGCATCGGGGCTATGCCCGGATGATCTGGCGGCAGGGCGGTTCGACAATGCGACGATCAGGGTCGGCCTGGTCGATTGGGAAACGGGCGAGCACATGGTGCTCTATCGTGGAAGGCTGGGCGAGGTGTCACAGGGGCGGGGCGGCTTCCAGGCGGAACTGCTGGGCGCGAAGGCGGCACTGGACGTGGATGTGGTGCCGCGTACCACTCCCCTGTGCCGGGCCATCTTCTGCGGCCCTGGCTGCACCTTGTCCGCCGCGATGCACACGCATGAGGCGGTGATCGGCAGCATCGATGTGGAGCGAGGCGCGGTCATCCTTGCCGATGGCCCGGCGGCGGAGCTGCTGGCGGGCGGCTGGATGCGACTGGCCGATGGCGCAGTGACCGGCATGATCCTGCCGATCGTCGGCGTGGAAGAGGATGCGGTGCTGCTGGGGCGGGTGTTGCCGCATGATCTGGCGCCTGGCGACCCGGTCATCGTGCGCGAAGGATGCGACCGGACGCTGGCCACATGTCATGACCGGTTCGCCAATGCGGTGAACTTTCGTGGCGAGCCGTTCCTGCCGGGCAACGATCTTGTCACCCGCCATGGCGGGATGGCGAGATGA
- a CDS encoding NlpC/P60 family protein, whose translation MSPAERRRLIAEAAERLVDVPFRLGGRDRAHGLDCVGVVVTALAACVDGPIAVPPYAMRRTHLRPFDRRAEEHGLQPASGRRAAGDILVYRVGTAQFHAAIVLDDVRIVHAHAGLRRVVSGPVPSEWALVRQWRLLT comes from the coding sequence ATGAGCCCGGCAGAGCGCAGGCGGCTGATTGCCGAAGCTGCCGAGCGGCTGGTAGATGTACCGTTTCGGCTAGGTGGCCGTGACCGGGCGCACGGCCTGGATTGCGTGGGTGTGGTGGTGACGGCGTTGGCGGCATGTGTCGACGGGCCAATCGCGGTGCCACCTTATGCAATGCGCCGAACCCACCTGCGGCCGTTCGACCGGCGGGCCGAGGAGCATGGCCTGCAGCCTGCGAGCGGCCGGCGAGCTGCGGGCGACATCCTGGTCTACAGGGTCGGAACGGCGCAGTTCCATGCCGCAATCGTGCTGGACGATGTGCGCATCGTTCACGCCCATGCCGGTCTGCGACGGGTCGTGTCCGGCCCCGTGCCGAGTGAATGGGCGCTTGTGCGCCAATGGCGGCTACTAACCTGA
- a CDS encoding DUF2793 domain-containing protein, with translation MADTISFAATSARHGLPLIFPGQVQKEFFVNEAHALIDALLHPVLLGTATSPPSNMQDGDCWIVGAGATGEWAGRANMLACRQAGTWLYAKPCEGLKAYDRKTGQELRYSNGRWSGAVAVTKVQGGATVDAEARSAIAGLIAALTHAGILPAADQAA, from the coding sequence ATGGCCGATACGATAAGCTTCGCAGCGACCAGCGCACGGCACGGGCTGCCGCTGATCTTCCCCGGTCAGGTACAGAAGGAGTTCTTCGTCAACGAAGCCCACGCCCTGATCGATGCACTGCTGCATCCCGTGCTCCTGGGCACGGCGACCTCCCCGCCGTCAAACATGCAGGACGGCGATTGCTGGATCGTCGGCGCCGGCGCCACGGGTGAATGGGCGGGACGGGCCAACATGCTCGCCTGCCGCCAGGCGGGAACGTGGCTGTACGCGAAGCCATGCGAAGGGCTGAAGGCGTACGATCGTAAGACGGGGCAGGAACTGCGGTACAGCAACGGCCGGTGGTCCGGGGCCGTGGCGGTGACCAAGGTTCAGGGCGGGGCCACGGTCGATGCGGAAGCGCGCAGTGCGATCGCCGGATTGATCGCGGCGCTGACGCATGCCGGCATTCTGCCTGCGGCAGATCAGGCGGCGTAA
- the queC gene encoding 7-cyano-7-deazaguanine synthase QueC, whose protein sequence is MTRTRKAVVLLSGGLDSMVAAGLARQAGFDVHALTIDYNQRHRCELAAAATIAKVLGVSRHVTLPLNLRQFGGSALTSDIAVPKDGLTDDIPVTYVPARNMIFLSLAMGWAEAVGARDIFIGVNALDYSGYPDCRPEFIASFVATANLATRAGVEGDGVTIHTPLQHWNKARIAQEAAALGLDPGISWSCYDPTPDGLACGTCDSCRLRKKGFAEAHLTDTTRYAA, encoded by the coding sequence ATGACCAGGACGCGCAAGGCGGTCGTGCTGCTTTCGGGCGGCCTCGACTCGATGGTGGCCGCCGGGCTCGCCCGGCAGGCCGGGTTTGACGTTCACGCGTTGACCATCGACTACAATCAGCGCCATCGGTGCGAGCTGGCGGCGGCCGCCACCATTGCGAAGGTACTAGGCGTCTCCCGCCACGTGACCTTGCCGCTCAACCTGCGGCAGTTCGGCGGCTCGGCCCTCACCAGCGACATCGCCGTGCCGAAGGATGGACTGACCGACGACATCCCGGTGACCTACGTCCCTGCGCGCAACATGATCTTCCTTTCACTCGCGATGGGCTGGGCGGAAGCAGTCGGCGCACGCGACATCTTCATCGGCGTAAATGCACTCGACTATTCCGGCTATCCGGATTGCCGTCCGGAATTCATCGCCAGCTTCGTCGCGACCGCAAATTTGGCGACCCGCGCCGGGGTGGAAGGCGATGGCGTGACCATCCATACCCCATTGCAGCACTGGAACAAGGCCCGCATTGCGCAAGAGGCTGCCGCGCTCGGCCTTGATCCGGGCATCAGTTGGTCCTGCTACGATCCCACGCCGGATGGCCTCGCCTGCGGAACGTGCGACAGCTGCCGTCTTCGCAAGAAGGGGTTCGCCGAAGCCCACCTGACTGACACGACGCGTTACGCCGCCTGA
- a CDS encoding Hsp33 family molecular chaperone HslO translates to MPSMDIEFTYTPDVDQVLSFSLPEKSVRGRIARIGPVLDDILQAHAYPPAIRRLLAEALILTTLMGTLISKSSGQLTMQVQSASGIVELLVCDFRESRVRGYVQFRDDAVLQHDRLPDFGRLFGDGRLVVTFDMAASKERYQGIVELRGTSLTQVVRQYFVQSEQIPTMLETAVDIRPDGATASGTLLQYLPDGEEGRTRLDNLDDEFGWTCVSQLSKAADAPSVLLEEVAFRPALRRLFPDEDTIVVHETEMLQKGCRCSLEHFDDVLSRFPKEDRREMQNEDGVILVDCQFCSRQFAIQD, encoded by the coding sequence ATGCCCTCGATGGATATCGAGTTCACTTACACCCCCGACGTCGATCAGGTGCTGTCCTTCAGCCTGCCCGAAAAGAGTGTGCGCGGCCGCATCGCACGGATTGGCCCGGTACTGGATGACATCCTACAGGCCCATGCCTACCCGCCCGCCATCCGTCGCTTGCTTGCAGAGGCGCTGATCCTGACGACGCTGATGGGAACCCTCATCAGCAAGAGCAGTGGGCAGCTGACCATGCAGGTACAGTCCGCCTCCGGCATCGTCGAACTGCTGGTCTGCGACTTTCGCGAATCGCGTGTGCGCGGCTATGTCCAGTTTCGCGACGACGCTGTCCTGCAGCACGACCGCCTGCCTGATTTCGGCCGCCTGTTTGGCGATGGACGGCTGGTCGTCACCTTCGACATGGCCGCCAGCAAGGAGCGGTATCAGGGCATCGTGGAACTTCGCGGCACTTCGCTGACCCAGGTGGTGCGCCAGTACTTCGTACAAAGCGAACAGATCCCGACCATGCTCGAAACCGCGGTCGATATCAGGCCGGACGGCGCGACAGCCTCGGGCACGCTGCTGCAATATCTGCCCGATGGGGAGGAAGGTCGCACCCGGCTCGACAACCTGGACGATGAATTCGGCTGGACCTGTGTCAGCCAGTTGTCGAAGGCTGCCGATGCGCCGAGCGTCTTGCTGGAGGAGGTCGCATTCCGCCCCGCCCTGCGCCGCCTCTTTCCTGACGAGGATACAATCGTCGTGCACGAAACGGAGATGCTGCAGAAAGGCTGCCGCTGCTCCCTGGAGCACTTCGACGACGTGCTTTCGCGCTTTCCCAAGGAAGACCGGCGCGAGATGCAGAACGAGGATGGCGTGATCCTGGTCGATTGCCAGTTCTGCTCCCGCCAGTTCGCTATTCAGGACTGA
- the argF gene encoding ornithine carbamoyltransferase: MSVRHFLDLKDLQPATLQRMIEGAANRKAARAGLPKARPDADQPLAGHVLAMIFEKSSTRTRVSFDIAMRQLGGSALVLDSAGMQLGRGESIADTARVLSRMVDAIMIRTDDHAKLLEMARHATVPVINGLTDLSHPCQIVADLLTLHENERPLTGQQVAWFGDCNNVLHSLIEAAGLLRFDLRIAAPDGYCPDERTIAAARAGGAQITLTADPSLAARDADVLVTDTWISMGQEHQQEKLAALAPYQVNDQLLALARPDAVFLHCLPAHVGEEVSESVFEGPQSRVFDEAENRIHAQKSVLLWCFGLLN, translated from the coding sequence ATGTCGGTTCGTCATTTTCTGGATCTCAAGGATCTCCAGCCCGCCACGCTGCAGCGGATGATCGAGGGCGCCGCGAACCGCAAGGCTGCCCGCGCAGGACTGCCGAAGGCTCGGCCAGATGCCGACCAGCCGCTCGCCGGGCATGTACTGGCCATGATCTTCGAAAAAAGCTCAACTCGCACACGGGTCAGCTTCGACATCGCCATGCGCCAGCTCGGCGGCAGCGCTCTGGTGCTCGACAGTGCGGGGATGCAACTCGGCCGCGGGGAATCGATCGCCGATACTGCGCGCGTGCTCAGCCGCATGGTTGATGCCATCATGATCCGGACGGATGATCATGCCAAGCTGCTGGAGATGGCACGGCACGCCACGGTGCCGGTCATAAATGGCCTGACCGATCTGTCGCATCCGTGTCAGATCGTCGCCGACCTGCTCACCCTGCATGAAAACGAGCGTCCTCTCACCGGCCAGCAGGTGGCCTGGTTCGGCGACTGCAACAATGTGCTCCATTCACTGATCGAGGCCGCAGGGCTGCTGCGCTTTGACCTGCGCATTGCAGCGCCTGATGGTTACTGTCCCGACGAGCGCACGATCGCCGCCGCACGGGCGGGTGGCGCGCAGATCACGCTGACTGCCGACCCATCGCTTGCCGCGCGCGATGCGGACGTCCTTGTCACCGACACCTGGATTTCAATGGGGCAAGAGCATCAGCAGGAAAAGCTGGCGGCGCTCGCACCCTATCAGGTGAACGATCAACTGCTCGCTCTGGCGAGGCCAGACGCTGTATTCCTGCACTGCCTGCCCGCGCATGTGGGGGAGGAGGTCAGCGAAAGCGTGTTCGAAGGCCCGCAGTCTCGCGTCTTCGACGAGGCAGAGAACCGCATCCATGCGCAGAAGTCGGTTCTGCTCTGGTGCTTCGGCTTGCTGAACTGA